CGGAAATTGACGAGTGTTCTTGGCTCAAGGGTTTCGGCGCCATCTTGCGCGGAGCAAGTTGCCAGGGGCGGTGATCACGAGAGCAGGcgacgagcagcgacgggcaggcAGAGCAGCGGCGGAGGATCAGAGACGGGTGCCGGGAGGTCGGAGGAGCGGCGGGTGGCGCCTGATCAACACCGATCGCAACCATCAGGAGGCCAACAGGAAGCCAGTGAGTGTCCTCTGCTGCTCTGGATCGGTTCCTTTGATTGTCACTTGCAAATTTGCGTTAGTTTCTTTTGCTTGTTCAATTCTTTCTTTTTGTAACATTTGCTTGAAAATTCTTCAGTGAACAAAAAGGAAACTATTTTAAAGAGAGGGCATATTTAGATTAAGGTGGTATAATAATGTTTAGATTTTAaaatttattcaaatttgaaaattttcctATTTTAAAAAACTCGCGAAAACGTTTCTTCTAGAAAAATGTTATTTTGGAAAACTGAAAATATTAagagaaaagaaacagcaaaataaAAAGCAAAAGGGAAAAGATTCGTACCTGATCAATGGGTCTTACCGCGGCCCATTCACGCACCTGACGTGTTGGAAGCCCGCAAACAACAGCTTTGTGCTCAAGGGTTTCGGTGCGAGCGGCGGCGCCCCTAGTGCGAACGACGAACAGCGCCAAGGCAGAGGAGGCGGACATCCGGTGTACGGCGGAGGTTCCTGGACGCGTGGGGGAGGTCGGTGGAGCGGCCGCAAGCGCCTCAGCACCAATCGCCATCACCAGCCGGCCAACCGCCGCCACGGACGGCAGCTGTCGAGCAAGTGAGTGCCCTCCTGTACTTTGTTTGATTCGCCCGGTCGAACCATTCGCTAGGCCGTGAAGCATTGTCAAATTTGTGGTAGTATTTTTTATGCTTAGCTTAATTGTTTTCGGCAATGCATATCAATTGTTCAGTGAGCAAGCGAGCCAAGATGTCAGAGCCGGAGGCGCGGACCACTGTTGTAGGCTCTTCCGTGCAGTTCAGAGTTTACTACGAGCAATTCAAGCAGCTTCCCATTGGCAACCCCATCCTCTCCGACGTTGTCTCTGCCGGGGGACACCTCTGGAGGATTGAGTTTTTCTCTGACGACGACGATGTGGGCATTTCTATCTTCCTCAGGCACATGAGCAAATCCAGAAGTGCCAGGGCCATCTTCGAGGCCTTCGTGATGGGTAGGGATGGCACACCATCTAAGCCGGCTATGCAATGGTTATGTCAAACCTTTGAAGCCAGTGGAGATACAAAGGGCAGCGACAACTGGGGATTGTTGATGGTGGTTCCTGATCTGGAGAAAAGATTCTTAATAGAGAGACACGTCACATTTGTATGCACCATCATGGTCACCGACCACAGTCCTATTCTGGTGCCGCCTTCAGACATTGGAACCCATCTTGGCCGCCTGCTAGATCAAACTGATGGGGCAGACGTGTCATTCATCATTGACGATGAGACATTCCCTGCTCACCGAGCAGTGCTTGCTGCCCGCTCACCAGTCTTCAAAGCAGAGCTATTCGGTTCCATGGCCGAGTCTACAATGTCCTCCATCACGCTGCACGACATCACACCTGCAACATTTAAAACTTTGATATGGTTCATATAC
This Lolium perenne isolate Kyuss_39 chromosome 1, Kyuss_2.0, whole genome shotgun sequence DNA region includes the following protein-coding sequences:
- the LOC127348570 gene encoding BTB/POZ and MATH domain-containing protein 2 → MSKRAKMSEPEARTTVVGSSVQFRVYYEQFKQLPIGNPILSDVVSAGGHLWRIEFFSDDDDVGISIFLRHMSKSRSARAIFEAFVMGRDGTPSKPAMQWLCQTFEASGDTKGSDNWGLLMVVPDLEKRFLIERHVTFVCTIMVTDHSPILVPPSDIGTHLGRLLDQTDGADVSFIIDDETFPAHRAVLAARSPVFKAELFGSMAESTMSSITLHDITPATFKTLIWFIYTDELPAEDEHQGSSTEMIQNLLVAADRYALDRLKIICAQKLWDKVSVDTVAAILGFAETYNCQELKNKCIDFFAVENNFKQVMFTDGYAMLLLKFPSIIAELKKRVGA